One part of the Vibrio ponticus genome encodes these proteins:
- the pstB gene encoding phosphate ABC transporter ATP-binding protein PstB, whose protein sequence is MNKFSIENLDLFYGENQALKSINLPIPERQVTALIGPSGCGKSTLLRCLNRMNDLIEGVKITGKLTMDDEDIYGNIDVADLRIKVGMVFQKPNPFPMSIYENVAYGLRAQGIKDKKYIDEVVERSLRGAALWDEVKDRLKSHAFGLSGGQQQRLCIARTIAMEPDVILMDEPTSALDPIATHKIEELMEELKKKFTIVIVTHSMQQARRISDRTAFFLMGELVEHDATDVIFSAPRDDRTQGYVNGDFG, encoded by the coding sequence ATGAACAAATTTAGTATCGAAAACCTAGACCTATTTTACGGCGAAAACCAAGCGCTTAAGTCAATCAACTTACCAATCCCAGAGCGTCAAGTAACCGCATTGATTGGTCCTTCAGGCTGCGGCAAATCAACACTGCTACGCTGTTTGAACCGCATGAATGACCTGATTGAAGGCGTAAAAATTACCGGTAAGTTGACCATGGATGATGAAGATATCTATGGCAACATTGATGTCGCTGACCTGCGTATCAAAGTTGGCATGGTTTTCCAAAAGCCAAACCCGTTCCCAATGAGCATCTACGAGAACGTCGCTTACGGTCTGCGTGCTCAAGGTATCAAAGACAAAAAGTACATTGATGAAGTGGTAGAGCGTTCACTACGTGGCGCCGCTCTATGGGATGAAGTAAAAGATCGTCTTAAATCACATGCATTTGGTCTTTCTGGTGGTCAGCAACAGCGTCTATGTATCGCGCGCACGATTGCCATGGAACCTGATGTGATTCTAATGGATGAACCAACCTCAGCTCTGGACCCGATTGCAACGCACAAAATCGAAGAGTTGATGGAAGAGCTGAAGAAGAAGTTTACGATTGTTATCGTGACACACTCAATGCAACAAGCGCGTCGTATCTCAGATCGCACCGCATTCTTCCTAATGGGTGAACTGGTCGAGCATGATGCAACCGACGTGATCTTTAGCGCTCCGCGTGATGACCGCACTCAAGGTTACGTAAACGGCGATTTCGGTTAA
- the pstA gene encoding phosphate ABC transporter permease PstA, whose amino-acid sequence MDFAKLKQARQVKDQVLNGFIWAAAALTVGFLFWIIWYILSNGLQHVDWNFITDNYTRTGDEHGIFPMIVSTIYMVFASIAVAAPLGIMTAIYLTEYAKVGSRLVKVIRFCTESLAGIPSIIFGLFGMTFFVGILGLGFSILSGALTLSILILPVIIRTTEEALMAVPQTYREGSYALGSSRIYTIWRLILPSAMPGILTSVILSIGRVIGESAPVFLTAGMVARIPDSLLDSGRTLTVHLYKLTTELFTIEEWNQAYGTATVLIVVVLVINMVTKLIASRFNTATY is encoded by the coding sequence ATGGATTTTGCAAAACTTAAACAAGCTCGCCAAGTGAAAGACCAAGTGCTAAATGGTTTTATTTGGGCAGCTGCCGCGTTGACCGTTGGTTTTTTATTCTGGATTATTTGGTACATCCTATCTAACGGTTTACAACATGTTGATTGGAACTTTATTACCGACAACTACACAAGAACAGGGGATGAGCACGGCATCTTCCCAATGATTGTATCAACTATCTACATGGTATTTGCGTCAATCGCAGTTGCAGCGCCACTGGGCATCATGACTGCAATTTATCTGACTGAGTATGCGAAAGTGGGTAGCCGCCTAGTGAAAGTGATTCGTTTCTGTACGGAATCTCTTGCCGGTATCCCGTCAATCATCTTTGGTCTATTTGGTATGACTTTCTTTGTAGGCATTCTTGGTTTGGGCTTCTCGATTCTATCGGGCGCACTAACACTAAGTATCTTAATCCTACCTGTGATTATTCGTACCACTGAAGAAGCGCTAATGGCAGTACCACAAACGTACCGCGAAGGCTCATATGCCCTAGGCTCTTCAAGAATCTACACCATCTGGCGTCTAATTTTGCCAAGTGCAATGCCAGGTATCTTAACTTCGGTCATTCTGAGTATTGGTCGTGTAATTGGTGAATCTGCGCCTGTGTTCTTAACCGCAGGTATGGTAGCGCGTATTCCAGACTCGCTATTGGATTCAGGTCGAACCCTGACAGTACACCTTTACAAATTAACTACCGAGCTGTTCACCATTGAAGAATGGAACCAAGCGTACGGTACAGCGACAGTGCTGATTGTAGTAGTGCTGGTTATCAACATGGTAACCAAATTGATTGCAAGCCGTTTTAATACTGCTACTTACTAA
- the pstC gene encoding phosphate ABC transporter permease subunit PstC has translation MTIATNSEKLMNTEATQIAKSGLRAKKRVDWKERIFHGLFLTSAVIGIVSLSVIAYFIVKESIPAFQEAGVTGIVFGQDWLPPALYGVATMIVASMVSTFGAVVVGVPVGVLTAIFIAEIAPKRVADIIRPAVELLAGIPSVVYGFFGLVIIVPLIQDIFNVPAGNTILAGIIVLGVMILPTVITVSETSIRAVPRTYKEGSLALGASKIYTIFKLLVPAARSGIMTGVILGIGRALGETMAIIMVMGNAPAMPQGILDSARTLTANIAIEMSYASGVHANALYATGVVLLVFIMGLNAALLYLNRQKAK, from the coding sequence ATGACCATCGCAACAAATAGTGAAAAGCTTATGAACACTGAAGCGACTCAAATTGCTAAGTCGGGTCTACGCGCCAAGAAGCGAGTAGATTGGAAAGAGCGCATTTTCCATGGCTTATTTCTGACCAGTGCTGTTATCGGGATTGTATCTCTATCAGTAATTGCCTATTTCATTGTTAAAGAATCTATCCCTGCGTTTCAAGAAGCAGGTGTAACAGGCATCGTATTTGGACAAGACTGGTTACCGCCAGCTTTATACGGTGTTGCGACCATGATTGTCGCCTCTATGGTGTCAACTTTTGGTGCTGTCGTTGTGGGTGTGCCAGTGGGTGTACTGACAGCCATCTTTATTGCTGAAATCGCGCCTAAACGCGTTGCAGACATTATTCGTCCGGCAGTTGAGCTGCTTGCGGGTATTCCTTCTGTGGTTTATGGCTTCTTTGGTTTGGTAATCATCGTTCCACTTATCCAAGATATTTTTAATGTACCAGCGGGTAACACCATCTTAGCGGGTATCATCGTGTTGGGTGTGATGATTCTGCCAACAGTTATTACTGTATCAGAAACGTCAATTCGCGCAGTTCCACGTACGTACAAAGAAGGTTCGTTGGCATTAGGCGCATCAAAAATTTATACCATCTTCAAACTTCTCGTTCCAGCCGCTCGTTCGGGCATTATGACTGGCGTGATCTTGGGTATCGGTCGTGCTTTGGGTGAAACCATGGCAATCATCATGGTAATGGGTAATGCGCCAGCGATGCCACAGGGCATCTTAGACTCAGCACGTACACTAACCGCGAACATTGCGATTGAGATGTCTTACGCAAGTGGCGTACACGCCAATGCACTATACGCAACGGGCGTGGTTCTACTGGTGTTTATCATGGGACTGAACGCCGCGCTACTATACCTAAACCGCCAAAAAGCGAAATAA
- a CDS encoding phosphate ABC transporter substrate-binding protein — translation MKKTVIGAIALLGTLTVTPALAKETISAVGSSSVTPLMEVFSETYMKTNPSVFIEVQGPGSSAGVKAAKNGSADLGMSSRNLKDSEKEPALKELTVALDGIAVVVNPKNDLQGLTAEQVTAIYKGEVTNWKQVGGADKPIVAITRDTASGTRGAFEDIMKLKKKIGDVKVSAISQRAQVANGNGALKTMVASNPYAIGYISLGTVDSSVNALAINGTEPTVDNVKNKSYEVARPFLVLYKEGKPSAEAQKFLDWMVSDNAQALVDQKGYISVN, via the coding sequence ATGAAAAAGACAGTTATCGGTGCAATCGCACTACTAGGTACTCTGACAGTAACTCCAGCTCTAGCGAAAGAAACTATCTCAGCAGTAGGTTCTAGCAGTGTGACTCCGCTGATGGAAGTTTTCTCTGAAACATACATGAAGACAAATCCAAGCGTATTCATTGAAGTCCAAGGACCGGGCTCATCGGCAGGCGTGAAAGCAGCAAAAAATGGTAGTGCAGACTTAGGTATGTCTTCACGTAACCTAAAAGATTCTGAAAAAGAGCCAGCACTGAAAGAACTAACAGTGGCTCTAGACGGTATCGCAGTTGTTGTTAACCCTAAAAACGACCTTCAAGGTCTAACGGCTGAGCAAGTAACAGCAATCTACAAAGGTGAAGTAACAAACTGGAAACAGGTTGGTGGTGCGGATAAGCCTATCGTCGCAATCACTCGTGATACCGCCTCTGGTACTCGCGGTGCATTTGAAGACATCATGAAGCTTAAGAAAAAGATTGGTGATGTAAAAGTATCGGCAATCTCTCAACGCGCTCAAGTAGCAAACGGCAACGGTGCACTTAAGACTATGGTTGCATCTAACCCATACGCAATCGGCTACATCTCGCTAGGTACAGTGGATAGCTCAGTCAATGCGCTAGCAATCAACGGTACAGAGCCAACAGTAGACAACGTTAAGAACAAATCTTACGAAGTCGCGCGTCCTTTCCTAGTGCTATACAAAGAAGGCAAGCCTTCAGCAGAAGCTCAGAAATTCCTAGATTGGATGGTATCTGACAATGCACAAGCACTAGTAGACCAAAAAGGCTACATCTCAGTTAACTAA
- a CDS encoding fructose-specific PTS transporter subunit EIIC: MDITTLLDTNTICLDLQAQTKEEVLAELVDILDCTGRLSDKDQFLRDIWKREQIGNTGFEDGIAIPHAKSDAVLKPGVVIGISRAGIDYGAEDGELSDVFFMLASPNGDDHHHIEVLAQISSKLIEDDFVAKLKAAESSQQALELLTDIEANQSESIEALSFETISEPPSVWKQQLARGKEHLLFGTSHMIPFIVAGGVLLSLSVMMSGHGALPTQGILADVAQMGIAGLTLFTVVLGGYIAYSIADKPGLAPGMIGSWIAVSHYNTGFLGAIIVGFIAGYTVAALKKIQLPDSMASLSSIFIYPLIGTFVTCGAVMWLIGAPIASAMASLNDWLAGLAGSGKVLLGTVLGAMTAFDMGGPINKVATLFAQTQVNTQPWLMGGVGIAICTPPLGMALATILAPKKFKRDEREAGKAAGIMGMIGISEGAIPFAAADPARVLPAIVAGGIVGNVVGFMFHVLNHAPWGGWIVLPVVDGKLGYIVGTLAGALTTATIAILLKKTVSEDEESLTTRQAYSSVEGEGVADVLAVTSCPSGVAHTFLAAKSLEKAAHTMGIKIKVETQGANGINNRITSTDIRNARCVIFAHDVAIKDPERFSNIKIIDVCTKDAMINAAGLLQSTRR; the protein is encoded by the coding sequence ATGGACATCACCACGCTATTAGATACAAATACCATTTGCCTCGATCTTCAGGCGCAAACCAAAGAGGAAGTACTGGCTGAGTTGGTCGATATTCTCGACTGCACCGGCAGGCTCTCTGATAAAGACCAATTTTTACGTGATATTTGGAAGCGTGAGCAAATTGGTAATACAGGATTTGAAGATGGCATTGCGATTCCGCATGCCAAAAGTGACGCGGTGCTTAAACCTGGTGTGGTGATCGGCATCAGTCGCGCTGGGATTGATTACGGCGCAGAAGATGGCGAGCTATCCGATGTGTTCTTTATGTTGGCATCGCCCAATGGTGATGATCATCACCATATTGAAGTGCTGGCGCAGATCTCATCTAAGTTAATTGAAGATGATTTTGTCGCCAAGTTAAAGGCTGCTGAATCATCACAGCAAGCGTTAGAGCTGCTCACGGATATTGAAGCGAATCAATCAGAGAGTATTGAGGCGCTCAGTTTTGAAACCATTAGCGAGCCGCCAAGTGTTTGGAAGCAGCAGTTAGCGCGTGGCAAAGAGCACTTGCTGTTTGGTACCTCCCATATGATCCCGTTTATCGTCGCGGGTGGGGTATTACTCTCTTTATCAGTGATGATGTCAGGGCACGGCGCATTGCCAACGCAAGGCATCCTTGCGGATGTGGCGCAGATGGGTATCGCAGGCTTAACCTTGTTTACCGTGGTACTGGGTGGCTACATTGCTTACTCGATTGCGGATAAGCCCGGTTTAGCGCCGGGGATGATTGGTTCTTGGATTGCGGTGAGTCATTACAATACCGGTTTTTTAGGCGCTATTATTGTCGGTTTTATAGCGGGCTATACCGTTGCGGCGTTAAAGAAAATTCAATTGCCCGACAGCATGGCATCGCTGAGTTCGATTTTCATTTACCCGCTAATCGGCACGTTTGTGACTTGCGGCGCGGTCATGTGGCTTATTGGAGCGCCGATCGCCAGTGCGATGGCATCGCTCAATGATTGGCTCGCTGGGCTAGCCGGTTCAGGTAAGGTGTTATTAGGCACGGTGCTTGGCGCGATGACGGCTTTTGATATGGGCGGACCGATTAATAAAGTGGCGACTTTGTTTGCGCAAACCCAAGTTAATACCCAGCCTTGGCTGATGGGCGGCGTCGGCATTGCAATTTGTACCCCGCCATTGGGTATGGCTTTGGCAACAATATTAGCGCCAAAGAAATTTAAACGTGATGAACGCGAAGCCGGTAAGGCGGCGGGCATCATGGGTATGATTGGCATTAGTGAAGGTGCGATTCCGTTTGCTGCGGCTGACCCGGCGCGAGTACTGCCGGCGATTGTGGCGGGTGGTATTGTCGGTAACGTGGTCGGCTTTATGTTCCATGTACTTAACCACGCGCCCTGGGGCGGATGGATAGTACTGCCAGTAGTTGATGGCAAGCTGGGCTACATTGTTGGTACGTTAGCGGGCGCATTAACGACAGCAACGATAGCGATACTGCTAAAGAAAACCGTCTCTGAAGATGAGGAAAGCCTGACAACAAGGCAAGCTTATTCATCGGTGGAAGGTGAAGGTGTGGCTGATGTGTTGGCAGTAACATCTTGCCCTTCAGGCGTGGCACATACTTTCTTGGCGGCAAAGTCGCTTGAGAAAGCGGCGCATACCATGGGTATCAAGATCAAGGTCGAAACCCAAGGTGCCAACGGTATAAATAACCGCATAACTAGTACCGACATTAGAAATGCACGTTGCGTGATTTTTGCTCATGATGTGGCAATTAAGGATCCTGAGCGGTTTAGCAATATCAAGATCATCGATGTCTGTACCAAAGATGCAATGATCAACGCGGCAGGGTTATTACAATCTACGCGAAGATAG
- a CDS encoding PTS fructose transporter subunit IIB, protein MKIVAVTACPTGIAHTYMAADALVKAAPKFNVQIKVETQGAMGIENQLTPHDIAHADKVLIVSDIDIEQAARFEGTNKVHISIEEVLLNVDKVFQVHCR, encoded by the coding sequence ATGAAAATTGTAGCGGTGACAGCATGCCCTACCGGCATTGCACATACATATATGGCTGCTGATGCGCTAGTGAAAGCAGCACCAAAATTTAATGTTCAAATCAAAGTTGAAACTCAAGGTGCGATGGGTATTGAAAACCAACTCACCCCCCATGATATCGCCCATGCTGACAAAGTATTGATTGTCTCTGATATTGATATCGAGCAAGCTGCGCGCTTTGAAGGCACCAATAAGGTACATATCTCTATTGAGGAAGTCCTGCTCAATGTCGACAAGGTTTTTCAAGTACATTGCCGCTAA
- a CDS encoding PTS sugar transporter subunit IIA, which translates to MNEYQITFLVDSPSGSAYVAQPLNRLAKKFKSSLHIINITQDRCADLCKPSAMLRAGLQQGDLCQITAIGIDAELACFVLKDIIAEHFSLVGAHINYQFSSQLAERLPQISPPCEIKWHYAKAQTELTKFECLKGLAQLIYPKHPDELILAFVKREERSSTCVTPGIALPHVMFADVSEISIAVISNDQAIDWASQMGEVHIAIALVMPQAPSREQIVAATNLTRNLLSGQMAERLLLTRSSVDLQALLMYAMSRLLA; encoded by the coding sequence ATGAACGAATATCAAATCACCTTTCTGGTCGATAGCCCAAGTGGCAGCGCCTACGTCGCGCAGCCACTCAATCGCTTAGCGAAAAAATTCAAATCGTCATTGCATATCATCAATATCACTCAAGACCGCTGCGCTGACCTGTGTAAGCCTTCAGCGATGTTGCGTGCCGGTTTGCAGCAAGGCGATTTATGCCAAATTACCGCCATAGGTATTGATGCCGAGCTTGCCTGCTTTGTACTGAAAGACATTATCGCTGAGCACTTTAGTTTGGTCGGCGCGCATATTAACTATCAGTTCTCAAGCCAACTTGCTGAGCGATTACCGCAAATCAGCCCGCCATGTGAGATAAAATGGCACTACGCCAAAGCGCAAACCGAGCTCACCAAATTCGAGTGTCTTAAAGGTTTAGCGCAGTTGATTTATCCCAAACACCCTGATGAACTGATCTTAGCGTTTGTTAAACGCGAAGAGCGCTCATCGACGTGTGTCACACCCGGTATTGCCCTTCCCCACGTGATGTTTGCGGATGTCAGCGAAATCTCGATTGCCGTCATCAGTAATGATCAGGCGATAGATTGGGCATCACAAATGGGCGAAGTGCATATTGCGATTGCTCTGGTCATGCCACAAGCCCCTTCTCGTGAGCAAATTGTTGCTGCCACCAACCTCACGCGCAATCTGCTTTCTGGTCAAATGGCAGAACGTTTGTTACTGACTCGTTCAAGTGTCGATTTGCAAGCACTGCTAATGTATGCCATGTCACGCCTACTGGCTTGA
- a CDS encoding AraC family transcriptional regulator — protein sequence MIFHDLISTVLSEREPFHNIWFAGDFHTPPECSYQVNFPRLELVLDGEYINEMEDHERKVQRIVAKPGDAIFIPPNCWNKPNWDSDCSVLSMLFGRRQLGLSFVSKRKGEAGFYDIQKHSIQTRSGFAIDNILEALSSLARESNKKPMDELLLQALLQYSKIMLEQPVEQSHNRVQDLYQGICIYIQENFHRQITRDSIADRFSISANHLSRLFRQQGHMTLADYITWVRVDRAKFMLKKYNFKLNEVAVRCGFKDVNYFCRVFKNKTGRTPSEYRGSI from the coding sequence ATGATTTTCCATGACCTGATTTCAACCGTTTTAAGTGAACGCGAACCTTTCCATAACATTTGGTTTGCTGGAGATTTTCACACACCGCCAGAGTGCAGTTATCAGGTTAACTTTCCACGTTTAGAGTTGGTACTGGATGGCGAATACATCAATGAGATGGAAGATCACGAAAGAAAAGTGCAAAGAATCGTGGCTAAGCCAGGTGATGCAATTTTTATCCCACCAAACTGTTGGAATAAGCCGAATTGGGATAGCGATTGTTCCGTGCTGAGCATGCTATTTGGTCGCAGACAACTGGGGTTGAGCTTTGTCAGTAAACGCAAAGGTGAAGCCGGCTTTTATGATATTCAAAAGCACAGTATTCAAACTCGTTCTGGTTTTGCTATCGACAACATCCTTGAAGCATTGAGTTCTCTTGCGCGAGAAAGCAATAAAAAGCCAATGGATGAGCTGTTGCTGCAAGCCTTGCTGCAGTACAGCAAAATTATGCTTGAGCAACCGGTCGAGCAATCACACAATCGCGTGCAAGATCTTTATCAAGGGATCTGCATTTATATCCAAGAGAACTTTCATCGCCAAATTACGCGCGACAGTATCGCTGACCGTTTTAGTATTTCCGCTAACCATTTATCGCGTTTGTTCCGCCAACAAGGACACATGACGTTAGCGGATTACATTACGTGGGTAAGGGTCGATCGCGCTAAATTCATGCTTAAGAAATACAATTTCAAACTTAATGAAGTAGCGGTGCGTTGTGGATTTAAAGATGTTAACTACTTTTGTCGCGTATTTAAAAACAAAACCGGACGGACACCGTCAGAATACCGTGGCTCGATTTAA
- a CDS encoding PTS fructose transporter subunit IIABC, translating to MITKLINQDLISLDLKATTKEEVFLELIDVLHAQGRISDKAQFLADIKAREELGNTGFEEGVALPHAKSAAVIEPAVVIGVSRTGIEYGAEDGLPSKLFFMIASPDGGDNHHIEVLAELSSKLIEDGFIERFFAAQNNQEALALLLEKPEEQVAVQAEVSKGFVIGVTGCPAGVAHTYLAAEALEKGAAELGYEIKVETNGSIGVKNSPTDEEIARADAIIVACDKQVDMARFAGKRLVETNVKAPIRDAKGLINQALSAPAYQASASASKATTAEKASQTRSDLYRYLMNGVSHMIPFVVTGGLLIALSLAIGGKPTEAGMAIPDGSMWNQILNVGVVAFTLMIPILAGYIAYAIADRPALAPGLIGGWIANNGSFYGAEAGTGFIGAIIAGLLVGYFVKFITSINYHKFIQPLVPIMIAPITGSLFIAGLFIFVIGAPIASLMDGLTAMLTSMSTGNVVLLGIVLGGMAGFDMGGPFNKVAFLFSVGMIASGQTQFMGAMACAIPVAPLGMALATVLGRKLDLFEASEIEAGKASGAMGLVGISEGAIPFAAQDPMSVIPANVLGSMVAAVMAFSFGITNSVAHGGPVVALLGAMNLPILALVCMASGAVVTALTCVTLKKIRKAKQIAATA from the coding sequence ATGATCACAAAACTTATTAATCAAGATTTGATTTCGCTTGATCTTAAAGCGACGACTAAAGAAGAGGTTTTCCTTGAGCTGATTGACGTATTACATGCTCAAGGTCGAATTTCAGATAAAGCACAATTTCTAGCTGACATTAAAGCACGTGAAGAACTGGGTAACACTGGTTTTGAAGAAGGCGTTGCATTGCCGCACGCAAAAAGCGCTGCGGTTATTGAGCCAGCGGTTGTGATTGGTGTGAGCCGCACGGGTATTGAATACGGTGCAGAAGACGGCTTGCCATCAAAACTATTTTTCATGATTGCCTCTCCAGATGGCGGCGATAATCACCACATCGAAGTGCTTGCAGAACTCTCTTCAAAACTGATTGAAGATGGTTTTATTGAGCGTTTCTTTGCAGCGCAGAACAATCAAGAAGCACTTGCACTACTACTTGAAAAGCCTGAAGAACAAGTGGCTGTCCAAGCTGAAGTAAGCAAAGGCTTTGTTATCGGTGTAACCGGTTGTCCTGCTGGTGTGGCGCACACTTACCTTGCCGCAGAAGCGTTAGAAAAAGGTGCAGCCGAGCTAGGTTACGAAATCAAAGTAGAAACCAACGGCTCTATCGGCGTTAAAAACAGCCCGACTGACGAAGAAATTGCTCGTGCAGACGCAATCATCGTGGCTTGTGACAAACAAGTCGACATGGCGCGCTTTGCTGGTAAACGCTTAGTTGAAACCAACGTTAAAGCGCCAATCCGCGATGCAAAAGGTCTGATTAACCAAGCGCTGAGTGCACCTGCTTACCAAGCATCGGCTTCTGCAAGCAAAGCGACAACCGCAGAGAAAGCGTCACAAACTCGCTCTGACCTATACCGCTACCTAATGAATGGCGTATCACACATGATCCCATTCGTAGTAACCGGTGGTCTATTGATCGCACTTTCACTGGCTATTGGTGGTAAACCAACCGAAGCGGGTATGGCAATTCCAGATGGCAGCATGTGGAACCAAATCCTAAACGTAGGTGTGGTTGCCTTTACGCTGATGATCCCAATTCTAGCAGGTTACATTGCTTACGCAATTGCTGACCGCCCAGCTCTTGCACCTGGTCTAATCGGTGGTTGGATTGCAAACAACGGTTCATTCTACGGTGCAGAAGCTGGTACTGGCTTTATCGGTGCTATCATTGCTGGTCTACTTGTTGGTTACTTCGTGAAGTTCATTACTTCAATCAACTACCACAAGTTTATCCAACCGCTTGTACCTATCATGATCGCGCCAATTACAGGTTCGCTATTTATCGCTGGTCTATTCATCTTTGTTATTGGCGCGCCAATCGCAAGCTTGATGGATGGTCTAACCGCAATGCTAACTAGCATGAGCACAGGTAACGTTGTTCTACTAGGTATTGTTCTAGGTGGCATGGCTGGCTTTGATATGGGTGGTCCATTCAACAAGGTAGCGTTCCTATTCTCTGTAGGTATGATTGCAAGTGGTCAAACACAGTTCATGGGCGCAATGGCGTGTGCTATCCCTGTAGCACCACTTGGTATGGCGCTAGCAACAGTGCTTGGTCGTAAACTTGATCTATTCGAAGCTTCTGAAATCGAAGCAGGTAAAGCATCAGGTGCAATGGGTCTAGTTGGTATCTCAGAAGGTGCTATCCCATTTGCGGCGCAAGACCCAATGTCAGTAATTCCTGCTAACGTGCTTGGTTCAATGGTTGCAGCAGTAATGGCATTCTCATTCGGCATCACCAACAGCGTAGCGCACGGTGGTCCAGTGGTTGCTCTTCTAGGCGCAATGAACCTGCCAATCCTAGCTCTAGTGTGCATGGCATCAGGCGCAGTAGTAACAGCACTGACCTGTGTAACACTTAAGAAAATCCGTAAGGCGAAACAAATTGCAGCTACTGCATAA
- the manA gene encoding mannose-6-phosphate isomerase, class I: protein MSDFLHSVFFPMTNVIQNYAWGSTTSVNQLFGIENPNGEPQAEVWMGAHPNGCSMVESQSTTTKLSELIGSDMNAFLSEKVAKRFGELPYLFKILAAEKALSIQVHPNKQQAEAGFAREEQQGIELSAANRNYKDPNHKPELVYALTSYQAMNGFRATEEIIANFTRLDIAELATLLAGLVADQTAQGLSDFFSGLLSLQGEEKDKALAALLTYANNSQDPLLALIVELETQYPGDIGLFVPLTLNIITLEPGQAMFLDAETPHAYIKGTGLEIMANSDNVLRAGLTPKYMDIEELVACTIFEEKPFDTLLLEPNVNDEVLEYPIPVEDFKFAIIPSSTARTIEIYSAEILLPLDGTMTLTHSNGQHCVIEKGQSVFIPAYAEHYTLESQGRVARAYS, encoded by the coding sequence ATGTCTGATTTCCTACACTCTGTATTCTTCCCGATGACTAACGTCATCCAAAACTACGCATGGGGTAGCACTACCTCGGTAAACCAACTGTTTGGTATTGAAAACCCAAATGGCGAGCCACAAGCTGAAGTTTGGATGGGCGCGCACCCTAACGGCTGTTCTATGGTTGAAAGCCAAAGTACAACAACCAAACTTTCTGAGCTGATTGGCAGCGATATGAACGCTTTCCTAAGCGAAAAAGTTGCTAAGCGTTTTGGTGAACTGCCTTACCTGTTTAAGATCCTAGCGGCTGAAAAAGCACTTTCAATTCAAGTGCACCCAAATAAACAGCAAGCAGAAGCTGGTTTTGCTCGTGAAGAGCAACAAGGTATTGAGCTTTCTGCCGCTAACCGTAACTACAAAGATCCAAACCACAAACCTGAATTGGTTTATGCTCTGACCTCTTACCAAGCGATGAACGGCTTCCGCGCGACTGAAGAGATCATTGCGAACTTTACTCGTTTAGATATTGCAGAGCTCGCTACTCTGCTTGCAGGTCTAGTAGCAGACCAAACAGCGCAAGGTCTAAGTGACTTCTTCTCAGGCTTGCTTTCTCTGCAAGGTGAAGAGAAAGATAAAGCGCTGGCAGCATTACTTACTTATGCCAACAACTCTCAAGACCCATTATTGGCACTGATTGTTGAATTAGAGACACAATACCCTGGTGATATCGGTCTGTTTGTACCGCTAACGCTTAACATCATCACCCTTGAGCCGGGTCAAGCAATGTTCCTAGACGCGGAAACGCCACACGCATACATTAAAGGGACAGGTCTTGAAATCATGGCGAACTCAGACAACGTACTGCGTGCTGGTCTAACGCCAAAATACATGGACATTGAAGAGCTCGTCGCTTGCACTATTTTCGAAGAGAAGCCTTTCGACACACTGCTACTAGAGCCAAACGTGAATGACGAAGTGCTGGAGTACCCTATCCCAGTCGAAGACTTCAAGTTCGCGATTATTCCAAGCTCTACAGCGCGTACAATCGAGATCTACAGTGCTGAAATCCTTCTACCTCTAGATGGAACCATGACCCTAACCCACAGCAATGGTCAACATTGCGTGATTGAGAAAGGTCAATCTGTGTTTATTCCTGCTTACGCAGAGCACTACACCCTAGAGAGCCAAGGTCGCGTCGCACGCGCTTATAGCTAA